From Stenotrophomonas maltophilia, a single genomic window includes:
- a CDS encoding DUF47 domain-containing protein: MFSLQTIFGSGKQFYTLLDEAAVAASDAAKALHSMLREADRQPALDAFKLARLRERAASDKISQALVDSFMTPIEREDIEALGSALYKIPKQIEKFADRYSLATTHLEHIDFAPRAAMLEQAAGVVVEMVADLRHMNLDRMTALNEKLRSLENEADRLMLELYRDIYSGRLDNLQMFLLKEFFEILEKAIDRCREAGVVAYQIVLKNS, encoded by the coding sequence ATGTTCTCTCTGCAGACCATTTTCGGTTCCGGCAAACAGTTCTACACCCTGCTCGATGAGGCCGCCGTCGCGGCATCCGACGCCGCCAAGGCGCTGCATTCCATGCTGCGCGAGGCCGACCGCCAGCCGGCGCTGGACGCTTTCAAGCTGGCCCGCCTGCGCGAACGCGCGGCCTCGGACAAGATCAGCCAGGCGCTGGTGGACAGCTTCATGACCCCGATCGAGCGCGAAGACATCGAAGCGCTGGGTTCGGCGCTGTACAAGATTCCCAAGCAGATCGAGAAGTTCGCCGATCGCTATTCGCTGGCCACGACCCACCTGGAGCACATCGACTTCGCGCCGCGCGCGGCGATGCTGGAACAGGCCGCCGGGGTGGTGGTGGAGATGGTGGCCGACCTGCGCCACATGAACCTGGACCGGATGACCGCGCTCAACGAGAAGCTGCGCTCGCTGGAGAACGAGGCCGACCGGCTGATGCTCGAGCTGTACCGCGACATCTATTCGGGCCGCCTGGACAACCTGCAGATGTTCCTGCTGAAGGAATTCTTCGAGATCCTGGAAAAGGCCATCGACCGCTGCCGCGAGGCCGGCGTGGTGGCGTACCAGATCGTGTTGAAGAACAGCTGA
- a CDS encoding inorganic phosphate transporter, whose product MLTLVLVVILAALVFEFINGFHDTANSIATVVATKVLSPGWAVMLAAFMNLIGALTGTAVALTIASGLLNTNVVDVTPQVILCALLGGIIWNLITWWKGLPSSSSHALIGGLCGAGLAAAHNNWDALIWSERLGSWAQNKGLLWKVFVPMITSPIAGFLLGIVVMVLLWGLIAGLAKIGGAIGRLARPRIVNAFFGKAQIASAAYMGFAHGHNDAQKTMGIIAMTLIGAEATGALNDLPSWLAFMHPDAHAGDGIAMWIVLTCAVVMAAGTASGGWKIIKTLGHKMVKLHPIHGFAAETSSATILTLAAHFGMPVSTTHSISTAIMGVGFAKNPRSLKFGVIERIVWAWILTIPAAGGCAYLILKLFELFGWT is encoded by the coding sequence ATGTTGACCCTTGTCCTGGTGGTGATCCTGGCCGCGCTCGTCTTCGAGTTCATCAACGGCTTCCACGACACTGCCAACTCCATTGCCACCGTGGTGGCGACCAAGGTGCTCTCGCCCGGCTGGGCGGTGATGCTGGCCGCCTTCATGAACCTCATCGGTGCACTGACCGGTACCGCGGTGGCGCTGACCATTGCTTCGGGCCTGCTCAACACCAACGTGGTCGACGTCACCCCGCAGGTGATCCTGTGCGCCCTGCTGGGCGGCATCATCTGGAACCTGATCACCTGGTGGAAGGGACTGCCGTCCTCGTCCTCGCACGCGCTGATCGGCGGCCTCTGCGGCGCCGGACTGGCCGCTGCGCACAACAACTGGGACGCGCTGATCTGGTCCGAGCGCCTGGGCAGCTGGGCGCAGAACAAGGGCCTGCTGTGGAAGGTGTTCGTGCCGATGATCACCTCGCCGATCGCCGGCTTCCTGCTTGGCATCGTGGTGATGGTGCTGCTGTGGGGGCTGATCGCCGGCCTGGCCAAGATCGGTGGTGCCATCGGCCGCCTGGCCCGTCCGCGCATCGTCAACGCGTTCTTCGGCAAGGCACAGATCGCCTCGGCGGCCTACATGGGCTTTGCCCACGGCCACAACGACGCGCAGAAGACCATGGGCATCATCGCGATGACCCTGATCGGTGCCGAAGCGACCGGCGCACTGAACGACCTGCCGTCGTGGCTGGCCTTCATGCACCCGGACGCCCATGCCGGTGACGGCATCGCGATGTGGATCGTGCTGACCTGCGCCGTGGTGATGGCCGCCGGTACCGCTTCGGGCGGCTGGAAGATCATCAAGACCCTGGGCCACAAGATGGTCAAGCTGCATCCGATCCACGGCTTCGCCGCGGAAACCAGCTCGGCCACCATCCTGACCCTGGCCGCCCACTTCGGCATGCCGGTCTCGACCACCCACAGCATCTCCACCGCGATCATGGGCGTCGGCTTCGCCAAGAACCCGCGTTCGCTGAAGTTCGGCGTGATCGAACGCATCGTCTGGGCCTGGATCCTGACCATCCCGGCGGCCGGTGGCTGTGCCTACCTGATCCTGAAGCTGTTCGAGCTGTTCGGCTGGACCTGA
- a CDS encoding S10 family peptidase → MKSLLHIAALCVGLLIAPASVLAAPDAEAKPDPKDDKTEAPALPADASARQSMHLAGRTLDYTATVGTLPVRDAKGKVIADVVFTAYTMPGKDRPVTFALNGGPGASSVYLNMGAIGPKVVTFGSEGDSASAPATLHDNPGTWLDFTDLVFIDPVGTGFSRARIGDDEAKKALYNPSADIEYLSRSIYDWLLRNQRMASRKYLTGESYGGYRGPRITHFLQTRLGVAMNGLVLVSPYLSPTLEDNADVSPMAWMQTLPSIAAAHLERQGRLTDAAMREVVEYTRGDYATALMKGRSDPQATEAMLRRVTELTGLDPQFVRRAGGRLETQAYLREVFRDKGTLGSRYDSNVTAFDPFPNDPEQRANDPLLDSIIAPTTTAMVDFVTRVVGWKVDARYQALNYDVNRLWDRNGELRQGAVTQLRQAVAIDPHLQVLIVHGWNDLSCPFMGSILTVDQMPAMGSNPDRVQVRSYPGGHMFYSRADSQAAFRRDVQALFQRN, encoded by the coding sequence ATGAAGTCCCTGCTGCATATCGCCGCGCTCTGCGTCGGCCTGCTCATCGCCCCGGCCAGCGTGCTGGCCGCGCCCGACGCCGAGGCCAAGCCCGATCCGAAAGACGACAAGACCGAAGCGCCCGCCCTGCCGGCCGATGCGTCGGCACGCCAGAGCATGCACCTGGCCGGCCGCACCCTGGACTACACCGCCACCGTCGGCACCCTGCCGGTGCGCGATGCCAAGGGCAAGGTGATCGCCGACGTGGTGTTCACCGCCTACACGATGCCGGGCAAGGACCGGCCGGTGACCTTCGCGCTCAATGGCGGGCCCGGCGCGTCGTCGGTCTACCTCAACATGGGCGCGATCGGGCCCAAGGTGGTGACCTTCGGTTCGGAGGGCGACAGCGCCTCGGCGCCGGCTACCCTGCATGACAATCCGGGTACCTGGCTGGACTTCACCGACCTGGTGTTCATCGATCCGGTCGGCACCGGCTTCAGCCGTGCACGCATCGGCGATGACGAAGCCAAGAAAGCGCTGTACAACCCCAGCGCCGACATCGAGTACCTGTCGCGCTCGATCTACGACTGGCTGCTGCGCAACCAGCGCATGGCCTCACGCAAGTACCTGACCGGCGAGAGCTATGGCGGTTATCGCGGCCCGCGCATCACCCACTTCCTGCAGACCCGGCTGGGCGTGGCGATGAACGGCCTGGTGCTGGTCTCGCCCTATCTGAGCCCGACCCTGGAAGACAACGCCGATGTCTCGCCGATGGCCTGGATGCAGACGCTGCCGTCAATTGCCGCCGCGCACCTGGAGCGCCAGGGCAGGCTGACCGATGCAGCGATGCGCGAGGTGGTCGAATACACCCGCGGCGACTACGCGACGGCGCTGATGAAGGGCCGCAGCGATCCGCAGGCGACCGAAGCGATGCTGCGCAGGGTGACCGAGCTGACCGGACTGGACCCACAGTTCGTGCGCCGCGCCGGTGGCCGCCTGGAAACGCAGGCGTACCTGCGTGAAGTGTTCCGCGACAAGGGCACGCTGGGCAGCCGCTACGATTCCAACGTGACCGCATTCGATCCGTTCCCGAACGATCCGGAGCAGCGCGCCAATGATCCGCTGCTGGACAGCATCATCGCGCCGACCACCACGGCGATGGTCGACTTCGTGACCCGCGTGGTCGGCTGGAAGGTGGATGCGCGCTACCAGGCTCTGAACTACGACGTGAACCGGCTGTGGGACCGCAATGGTGAGCTGCGCCAGGGTGCGGTGACCCAGTTGCGGCAGGCGGTGGCGATCGATCCGCATCTGCAGGTGCTGATCGTGCATGGCTGGAACGACCTGTCGTGTCCGTTCATGGGGTCGATCCTGACGGTGGACCAGATGCCGGCGATGGGCAGCAACCCGGATCGCGTGCAGGTGCGCAGCTATCCGGGCGGGCACATGTTCTACAGCCGGGCGGACAGCCAGGCGGCGTTCCGCAGGGATGTGCAGGCGCTGTTCCAGCGTAATTGA
- a CDS encoding GNAT family N-acetyltransferase: protein MASHSQLFPGLPLHSARLVLSPIRRDDAAALFVLQSDPDVMRWWNHPAWTRPAEAREQIDDDLAAHAIGTQLKLAVRESMDGPLLGVCVVFAVDRDAARAEIGYLLAPDQQGQGYMHEALQQVLAYLFRTLRLHRVEAEIDPRNAPSAHVLERLGFHREGVLRQRWRIQGELSDSAVYGLLADDDAAAALPA, encoded by the coding sequence TTGGCCAGCCACTCGCAGCTGTTCCCCGGCCTGCCGCTGCACAGCGCGCGGCTGGTCCTGAGCCCGATCCGCCGCGACGACGCTGCCGCGTTGTTCGTACTGCAGTCGGATCCGGACGTGATGCGCTGGTGGAACCACCCGGCCTGGACACGACCGGCCGAGGCGCGCGAACAGATCGATGACGATCTTGCCGCCCATGCCATCGGCACCCAGCTGAAACTGGCCGTGCGCGAATCCATGGACGGCCCGCTGCTCGGCGTCTGCGTGGTGTTCGCCGTGGACCGTGACGCCGCGCGCGCAGAGATCGGCTACCTGCTGGCGCCCGACCAGCAGGGCCAGGGCTACATGCACGAGGCGCTGCAGCAGGTGCTGGCCTATCTGTTCCGCACGCTGCGCCTGCATCGCGTCGAAGCCGAGATAGACCCGCGCAATGCGCCTTCCGCACACGTGCTGGAACGGCTGGGCTTCCACCGCGAGGGCGTGCTGCGGCAGCGCTGGCGAATCCAGGGGGAACTCTCTGACTCGGCCGTCTACGGCCTGCTGGCCGACGACGACGCGGCCGCCGCCCTGCCCGCTTGA